From Pseudobdellovibrio exovorus JSS, a single genomic window includes:
- a CDS encoding arylesterase, with translation MLRILFFYRRDKFLTPLKISLFLFLILQSSVGLAKKLIFLGDSLTEGYGVAQEASFPQIIQKKFKEDKSEWQITASGSSGSTSASTLSRLKWINREKPDVVFILMGSNDGLRGLKVEETEKNLSVALDWAAEQKIKIILGQLHVPPNYGKNYDTQFAAIFPKLAKKHKVLLAPFLLNDVAGQAKLNQPDGIHPNEKGHQIIADNIYKFLKKELPRLK, from the coding sequence ATGCTTAGGATCTTATTTTTTTATCGTCGTGATAAGTTTTTAACTCCTCTTAAAATCTCTCTTTTTCTATTTTTGATTTTACAAAGTTCAGTGGGCCTCGCAAAGAAGTTGATCTTCTTAGGGGATTCATTAACTGAAGGTTATGGCGTGGCTCAAGAAGCTTCGTTTCCGCAAATCATTCAGAAGAAGTTCAAAGAGGATAAATCAGAATGGCAAATCACAGCCTCAGGCTCCAGTGGTTCTACCAGTGCCTCAACACTGAGTCGCCTCAAGTGGATCAATCGTGAAAAGCCGGATGTCGTCTTTATTCTTATGGGCAGTAACGATGGCCTGCGCGGATTAAAGGTTGAAGAAACTGAAAAGAATCTGAGTGTGGCTTTAGATTGGGCCGCAGAACAAAAAATCAAAATCATTCTGGGGCAACTTCATGTTCCTCCGAACTACGGCAAGAACTATGACACTCAGTTCGCCGCTATTTTTCCAAAACTAGCAAAGAAGCATAAGGTGCTTTTAGCACCTTTCTTATTAAATGATGTTGCAGGACAAGCTAAACTGAATCAGCCGGACGGAATTCACCCGAATGAAAAAGGGCATCAGATCATCGCTGATAATATCTATAAGTTCTTAAAGAAAGAATTACCGAGGTTGAAATGA
- a CDS encoding RNA recognition motif domain-containing protein, giving the protein MAKKLYVGNLAFSVTDDELMQAFTSFGNIASARVVMDRMTGRSKGFGFVEIEDDSQADEAVNKMNGQTIAGRPVRVSEAKPQEDRPRGPRRDGGGFGGGGRGPRRDGGGFGGGNY; this is encoded by the coding sequence ATGGCAAAAAAACTTTATGTAGGGAACTTAGCATTCTCTGTAACTGATGATGAATTAATGCAGGCATTCACATCTTTCGGTAACATCGCGTCTGCACGCGTAGTTATGGATCGTATGACTGGTCGTAGCAAAGGTTTCGGATTCGTAGAAATCGAAGACGATTCTCAAGCTGACGAAGCAGTAAACAAAATGAACGGTCAAACAATCGCTGGTCGTCCAGTGCGTGTTTCTGAAGCTAAGCCTCAAGAAGATCGTCCTCGTGGACCTCGTCGTGATGGCGGTGGTTTCGGTGGTGGCGGTCGTGGTCCTCGTCGTGACGGCGGTGGCTTCGGCGGTGGTAACTACTAG
- a CDS encoding FKBP-type peptidyl-prolyl cis-trans isomerase, with amino-acid sequence MSETRVIAFNYVLKNAQGELIDASEPNQPMPFLEGKQQIIPALEAVLVKMTEGDKQQVTLAAKDAYGDFRQDMIMEVPKEELAHLKIDVGSHLQLQLQNQVKVVKVTKIGDTHVTLDGNHPLAGVDLVFDVEVMLIRLATAEEIQHGHAHGLHGHAHHH; translated from the coding sequence ATGTCAGAAACTCGTGTTATTGCTTTTAATTATGTACTTAAAAATGCTCAGGGTGAGCTTATTGATGCGTCAGAGCCGAATCAGCCGATGCCATTTTTAGAAGGCAAACAGCAGATCATTCCAGCTTTAGAAGCGGTTTTGGTTAAAATGACTGAGGGTGATAAGCAACAGGTAACTCTGGCTGCCAAAGATGCTTATGGTGATTTCCGCCAAGATATGATCATGGAAGTGCCAAAAGAAGAGCTAGCCCACCTTAAAATTGATGTGGGGAGCCATTTGCAACTCCAACTTCAGAATCAAGTTAAAGTGGTTAAAGTGACTAAAATTGGTGATACGCACGTGACGCTAGATGGTAACCACCCGTTAGCAGGTGTGGATTTAGTGTTTGATGTGGAAGTTATGCTGATTCGACTAGCTACGGCGGAAGAAATTCAGCATGGTCATGCCCATGGGTTGCATGGCCACGCCCACCATCACTAG